One window of the Conexibacter sp. SYSU D00693 genome contains the following:
- a CDS encoding type II toxin-antitoxin system RatA family toxin: MPSYGECQSAEVDASPEDCFAALTDFEALPSWQGAVREVRVLERDAAGRGSLVEYAVDAKVRTLRYRLRQDYAGAPERLGCTYAGGDFRDFAGEWRFAALDGGGRCRVELDLSIDPGRFVPGPVRGLIADAVMKRALGDLQARFARSAAGAPR, from the coding sequence GTGCCGTCCTACGGGGAGTGCCAGTCCGCCGAGGTCGACGCGTCGCCGGAGGACTGCTTCGCGGCGCTCACCGACTTCGAGGCCCTGCCGTCGTGGCAGGGCGCGGTCCGCGAGGTCCGCGTGCTCGAGCGCGACGCGGCCGGCCGGGGCTCGCTGGTCGAGTACGCGGTCGACGCGAAGGTGCGCACGCTGCGCTACCGGCTGCGCCAGGACTACGCGGGCGCGCCGGAGCGTCTCGGGTGCACGTACGCGGGCGGCGACTTCCGCGACTTCGCCGGGGAGTGGCGCTTCGCGGCGCTCGACGGCGGCGGACGGTGCCGCGTCGAGCTCGACCTCTCGATCGACCCTGGCCGCTTCGTGCCGGGGCCGGTGCGCGGCCTGATCGCCGACGCGGTGATGAAGCGCGCGCTGGGCGACCTGCAGGCGCGGTTCGCTAGAAGCGCCGCAGGCGCGCCTCGCTGA
- a CDS encoding NAD(P)/FAD-dependent oxidoreductase — protein MPRPALVIGAGPNGLSAAIALAAAGREVTVLEAAGTPGGAVKTEELTLPGFHHDVFSAVYPAAAASPVFRALPLERHGLTWIHPEVCYAHPLPDGTAVALHRDVQATAASLDDRHPGDGDTWATFADPYLRHFRALRNTLLSGFPPVKGPAELVARTGLKGGLDLARLLLGPAQGLGHELFEDQGNRAWLYGAAMHGDVPPNGAGSAIAAAYLNLLGHAAGWPSPEGGAARLAQALTAHLQELGGTIRTNARVTKVATERGKVVGVHLQDGDRVSGSLVLADVLPRQLRTLAEGDLPARYDHALARYRPGPATVKVDWALDGRIPWSAPVARRAGTVHVGGEEHEVLRDTEVSGPHLPEQPFMLLGQQTVADPTRAPAGKHTAWAYTHGPQGRGWPKDLEQEVERMEARIEQFAPGFRDRIKARHVMGPDDLFHRDANLHGGDVGAGSYALDQVVFRPLPSLTPYRTPIRGLYLCSAATFPGGAVHGVPGAAAAKLALSEARLRRF, from the coding sequence ATGCCACGTCCCGCCCTGGTCATCGGTGCCGGACCCAACGGCCTGTCGGCGGCCATCGCGCTCGCCGCGGCGGGGCGGGAGGTGACGGTGCTGGAGGCGGCCGGGACGCCCGGTGGGGCGGTCAAGACGGAGGAGCTGACGCTGCCCGGCTTCCACCACGACGTGTTCAGCGCGGTCTACCCGGCGGCTGCGGCGTCGCCGGTGTTCCGCGCGCTGCCGCTCGAGCGCCACGGGCTCACGTGGATCCACCCCGAGGTCTGCTACGCCCACCCGCTCCCGGACGGGACCGCGGTGGCGCTCCACCGCGACGTCCAGGCGACCGCCGCGAGCCTCGACGACCGCCACCCAGGTGACGGCGACACCTGGGCGACCTTCGCGGACCCGTACCTGCGCCACTTCCGCGCGCTGCGCAACACGCTCCTCTCCGGCTTCCCGCCCGTGAAGGGACCGGCCGAGCTCGTCGCGCGCACCGGCCTGAAGGGCGGCCTCGACCTGGCGCGGCTGCTGCTCGGTCCCGCGCAGGGCCTCGGCCACGAGCTCTTCGAGGACCAGGGCAACCGCGCCTGGCTCTACGGCGCGGCGATGCACGGCGACGTCCCGCCCAACGGCGCCGGCAGCGCCATCGCCGCGGCCTACCTCAACCTCCTCGGACACGCCGCGGGGTGGCCGAGCCCGGAGGGCGGTGCGGCGAGGCTGGCCCAGGCCCTGACCGCCCACCTCCAGGAGCTCGGGGGCACGATCCGCACGAACGCCCGCGTCACGAAGGTCGCCACGGAGCGCGGCAAGGTCGTCGGCGTCCACCTGCAGGACGGCGACCGCGTCTCGGGCTCGCTCGTCCTCGCCGACGTCCTCCCGCGCCAGCTGCGGACCCTGGCGGAGGGTGACCTGCCGGCGCGCTACGACCACGCGCTCGCCCGCTACCGCCCCGGCCCCGCGACGGTGAAGGTCGACTGGGCCCTCGACGGCCGGATCCCGTGGAGCGCGCCGGTCGCCCGCCGCGCCGGGACCGTCCACGTCGGCGGCGAGGAGCACGAGGTCCTGCGCGACACCGAGGTCTCCGGACCGCACCTGCCCGAGCAGCCGTTCATGCTGCTCGGCCAGCAGACCGTCGCCGACCCGACCCGCGCGCCGGCGGGCAAGCACACCGCCTGGGCCTACACCCACGGACCGCAGGGCCGCGGCTGGCCGAAGGACCTCGAGCAGGAGGTCGAGCGGATGGAGGCGCGCATCGAGCAGTTCGCCCCCGGCTTCCGCGACCGCATCAAGGCCCGCCACGTCATGGGCCCCGACGACCTCTTCCACCGCGATGCCAACCTCCACGGCGGCGACGTCGGCGCCGGCTCCTACGCGCTGGACCAGGTCGTCTTCCGCCCGCTGCCGAGCCTGACGCCCTACCGGACGCCGATCCGCGGCCTCTACCTCTGCAGCGCCGCGACCTTCCCCGGCGGCGCCGTGCACGGCGTCCCCGGCGCCGCCGCCGCGAAGCTCGCGCTCAGCGAGGCGCGCCTGCGGCGCTTCTAG
- a CDS encoding sugar ABC transporter ATP-binding protein → MTAVLEVRGLTKEFPGVKALQGVDLEVRAGEVHCLLGPNGAGKSTLIKCVSGAHEPTSGEVLFGGEPLPSGDPAGSLARGVATIYQELDLVEDLTVAESIFLGHEPRRRLLIDRRKMEEDARAILARLDHDAIPPRARIRALRPAAQQVVSIARALSNAEVRLLIMDEPSAILDEGEVETLFGVVRRLCEEGVGVIYISHRLDEIRRIGDRVTVLADGRTTAVGIPASTPTDELVAHMIGRRVEQLYPQRPTATGDVLLEVRGLRLLPAVRGVSLEVRAGEVVGLGGLVGSGRSELLHAIYGIDVPEEGEVVVGGEPLAPGSPARAIRAGLGLAPEDRKSQGLVLDWSLAKNASLADLGRFSRRGLLDVQAEREQVAARLRDLHTVPDDVERAARLLSGGNQQKVVLARWLLRECRVLLLDEPTRGVDVATKAELYRLIADLARAGLGVLMVSSELEELAGLCTRVLVMREGEVVAELDGEQATERELLRHAVAPTESPVLAEEVA, encoded by the coding sequence ATGACGGCGGTCCTCGAGGTCCGCGGGCTCACGAAGGAGTTCCCGGGCGTCAAGGCGCTGCAGGGCGTCGACCTGGAGGTCCGCGCCGGCGAGGTCCACTGCCTGCTGGGACCGAACGGCGCCGGCAAGTCGACGCTCATCAAGTGCGTGTCGGGCGCGCACGAGCCGACGTCCGGCGAGGTGCTCTTCGGCGGCGAGCCGCTGCCGTCGGGCGACCCGGCGGGCTCGCTGGCGCGCGGCGTCGCGACGATCTACCAGGAGCTCGACCTCGTCGAGGACCTCACCGTCGCGGAGTCGATCTTCCTCGGCCACGAGCCGCGCCGGCGGCTGCTGATCGACCGCCGCAAGATGGAGGAGGACGCGCGGGCGATCCTCGCGCGCCTGGACCACGACGCGATCCCGCCGCGGGCCCGGATCCGCGCGCTGCGCCCGGCGGCGCAGCAGGTCGTCTCCATCGCCCGCGCGCTGTCCAACGCCGAGGTTCGGCTGCTCATCATGGACGAGCCCTCGGCGATCCTCGACGAGGGCGAGGTCGAGACGCTGTTCGGGGTCGTGCGGCGCCTGTGCGAGGAGGGCGTCGGCGTCATCTACATCTCGCACCGCCTCGACGAGATCCGCCGCATCGGCGACCGCGTCACGGTGCTGGCCGACGGGCGCACGACGGCGGTCGGCATCCCGGCCTCGACGCCGACCGACGAGCTCGTGGCGCACATGATCGGCCGCCGCGTGGAGCAGCTCTACCCGCAGCGCCCGACCGCGACGGGGGACGTGCTGCTCGAGGTGCGCGGGCTGCGGCTCCTGCCCGCCGTGCGCGGCGTCTCGCTGGAGGTCCGGGCCGGCGAGGTCGTCGGCCTCGGCGGCCTCGTGGGGTCGGGGCGCAGCGAGCTGCTGCACGCGATCTACGGCATCGACGTGCCCGAGGAGGGGGAGGTGGTCGTCGGAGGGGAGCCGCTGGCCCCGGGCTCCCCGGCCCGGGCGATCCGCGCCGGCCTCGGGCTGGCGCCCGAGGACCGCAAGTCCCAGGGGCTCGTGCTCGACTGGTCCCTGGCCAAGAACGCGAGCCTCGCGGACCTCGGGCGCTTCTCCCGTCGCGGGCTGCTGGACGTGCAGGCCGAGCGCGAGCAGGTCGCCGCGCGCCTGCGCGACCTGCACACCGTGCCCGACGACGTCGAGCGCGCCGCGCGGCTGCTGTCGGGCGGCAACCAGCAGAAGGTCGTGCTGGCGCGGTGGCTGCTGCGCGAGTGCCGCGTCCTGCTGCTCGACGAGCCCACGCGGGGCGTCGACGTCGCCACGAAGGCCGAGCTCTACCGGCTGATCGCCGACCTCGCCCGGGCGGGGCTCGGCGTCCTGATGGTGTCCTCCGAGCTCGAGGAGCTCGCCGGCCTGTGCACGCGCGTGCTCGTCATGCGCGAGGGCGAGGTCGTCGCCGAGCTCGACGGCGAGCAGGCCACCGAGCGCGAGCTGCTGCGCCACGCCGTGGCGCCCACCGAGTCCCCCGTCCTGGCCGAGGAGGTCGCCTAG
- a CDS encoding glycine betaine ABC transporter substrate-binding protein translates to MKTTLKALASALLLLVLAFAVGACGDDEDDAAGGSGGGDAPAQTQTTSGGGGKLIERDAANSGKRITVGSKNFAEQYILGEIYAQALQAAGFTVKKQLDLGSEQVAFRALKRGTIDAYPEYTGTALTSFYKVEVDDVPRDKEQSFAQLKADLAKDGITAMPQTPFQNTYVVTSTKAVADELGNPKTITELAEKAGSSKRLSGFPECRQRTDCLLGLKQRYGWSPKFVSSTGQYSDLDKGQADFTMGFGTDGPLSLDKYVTYEDDKQLFPPYYVTFMVRQSGVEKLGAGGQAVIEKVQEPLTEEVMQELNSRVTIDKQKPEAVAAAYLREAGFVEG, encoded by the coding sequence ATGAAGACGACCCTCAAGGCGCTCGCGAGCGCCCTGCTGCTGCTCGTGCTCGCGTTCGCCGTCGGCGCCTGCGGCGACGACGAGGACGACGCGGCCGGCGGCTCCGGCGGCGGCGACGCCCCGGCGCAGACCCAGACGACGTCGGGCGGCGGCGGCAAGCTCATCGAGCGCGACGCGGCCAACTCGGGCAAGCGGATCACCGTCGGCTCGAAGAACTTCGCCGAGCAGTACATCCTCGGCGAGATCTACGCCCAGGCCCTCCAGGCGGCGGGCTTCACCGTCAAGAAGCAGCTCGACCTCGGCTCCGAGCAGGTCGCCTTCCGGGCGCTCAAGCGCGGGACGATCGACGCCTACCCCGAGTACACGGGCACGGCCCTGACGTCCTTCTACAAGGTGGAGGTCGACGACGTCCCGCGCGACAAGGAGCAGTCCTTCGCCCAGCTCAAGGCCGACCTCGCGAAGGACGGCATCACGGCGATGCCGCAGACGCCGTTCCAGAACACCTACGTCGTGACGTCGACCAAGGCGGTCGCCGACGAGCTGGGCAACCCGAAGACCATCACCGAGCTCGCCGAGAAGGCCGGCTCGTCCAAGCGGCTGTCGGGCTTCCCGGAGTGCCGCCAGCGCACGGACTGCCTCCTGGGCCTCAAGCAGCGCTACGGCTGGTCGCCGAAGTTCGTGTCGAGCACGGGCCAGTACTCCGACCTCGACAAGGGCCAGGCCGACTTCACGATGGGCTTCGGCACCGACGGCCCGCTGTCGCTGGACAAGTACGTCACCTACGAGGACGACAAGCAGCTCTTCCCGCCCTACTACGTGACCTTCATGGTCCGCCAGAGCGGCGTGGAGAAGCTCGGCGCCGGTGGCCAGGCGGTCATCGAGAAGGTGCAGGAGCCGCTGACCGAGGAGGTCATGCAGGAGCTCAACTCCCGCGTGACCATCGACAAGCAGAAGCCCGAGGCCGTCGCCGCCGCGTACCTGCGCGAGGCCGGCTTCGTCGAGGGCTGA
- a CDS encoding ABC transporter ATP-binding protein yields the protein MEEPDVARPVLEARGLVLRRGGRLVLDGASLSVAAGHVTALVAPSGAGKSTLLRCCTGLLVPDAGEVVVAGRPLASWDARELRRRVGLVQQHPRMLPGTVADNVGWGVASPDVEGALQAAGLSPSFAPRDAAQLSGGEQARVAIARALSRDPAVLLLDEPTAALDAEAAAHLGQTLRGLAARGIGVCVATHDLAWCATVADRRASLPGPTEPRDPVISGLGDRR from the coding sequence GTGGAGGAGCCCGACGTCGCTCGGCCGGTGCTCGAGGCGCGCGGGCTCGTGCTGCGTCGCGGCGGCCGGCTCGTGCTCGACGGGGCGTCGCTGTCGGTGGCCGCGGGCCACGTGACCGCCCTCGTGGCGCCGTCGGGGGCCGGGAAGTCGACGCTGCTGCGCTGCTGCACCGGGCTGCTGGTGCCGGACGCGGGGGAGGTCGTCGTGGCGGGGCGGCCGTTGGCGTCGTGGGACGCGCGCGAGCTGCGCCGGCGGGTCGGGCTCGTCCAGCAGCACCCGCGGATGCTGCCGGGCACGGTGGCGGACAACGTCGGGTGGGGCGTGGCGTCGCCCGACGTCGAGGGAGCGCTGCAGGCCGCGGGGCTGTCGCCGTCGTTCGCGCCGCGCGACGCGGCGCAGCTCAGCGGGGGCGAGCAGGCGCGGGTGGCGATCGCGCGGGCGCTGTCGCGGGACCCGGCGGTGCTGCTGCTCGACGAGCCGACGGCGGCGCTGGACGCCGAGGCCGCGGCGCACCTGGGGCAGACGCTGCGGGGCCTCGCGGCGCGGGGGATCGGCGTGTGCGTGGCCACGCACGACCTCGCGTGGTGCGCGACGGTCGCGGACCGCCGCGCGTCGCTGCCGGGACCGACCGAGCCTCGTGACCCTGTCATCTCCGGTCTGGGAGACCGGAGATGA
- a CDS encoding ABC transporter permease has translation MSTVADRPQPRGIARLRGLELQEYALALVVVALFVTGAILKPDTFPTWDNIRNMLTQASVIGVLAVGMTFVIATAGIDLSVGSMVAAAGVFGGIMVDPEGGSLLFIVSAIAFATLMGTVNATAVAYGRVVPFIATLAMFSIGRGVALLLNDKLPVGLLDLNGGSFGDPAAFSLLWFGTGRVLGLPVSVYVFLGVTVAGWVLLNRTRYGRYVVAVGGNREAARIAGVPVRRVIFSVYALSGLLAGIATVLLCARLGSASPVSGNLYELDAIGAVVIGGTSLAGGRATIVGTFLGVLTFALIFSLMTQLNLSTEVQQVTKGAIVLGAVLLQRPESRW, from the coding sequence ATGTCGACGGTCGCCGACCGTCCCCAGCCGCGCGGGATCGCCCGCCTGCGCGGGCTGGAGCTCCAGGAGTACGCGCTGGCGCTCGTCGTCGTCGCGCTGTTCGTCACGGGGGCGATCCTCAAGCCGGACACGTTCCCGACCTGGGACAACATCCGCAACATGCTCACGCAGGCCAGCGTCATCGGCGTGCTGGCGGTGGGCATGACGTTCGTCATCGCGACGGCGGGCATCGACCTGTCGGTCGGGTCCATGGTCGCGGCGGCGGGCGTCTTCGGCGGGATCATGGTCGACCCCGAGGGCGGCAGCCTGCTGTTCATCGTCTCGGCGATCGCGTTCGCGACGCTCATGGGGACCGTGAACGCGACGGCGGTCGCCTACGGGCGCGTCGTCCCGTTCATCGCGACACTCGCGATGTTCTCCATCGGCCGCGGTGTCGCGCTGCTGCTCAACGACAAGCTGCCGGTGGGCCTGCTCGACCTCAACGGCGGCTCGTTCGGCGACCCGGCGGCGTTCTCGCTGCTGTGGTTCGGGACGGGACGGGTGCTCGGGCTGCCGGTGTCGGTCTACGTCTTCCTCGGCGTGACGGTCGCCGGCTGGGTGCTGCTCAACCGCACCCGCTACGGGCGCTACGTCGTCGCCGTCGGCGGCAACCGGGAGGCGGCGCGCATCGCCGGCGTCCCGGTGCGCCGCGTCATCTTCAGCGTCTACGCGCTGTCGGGACTGCTCGCGGGCATCGCGACGGTCCTGCTCTGCGCGCGGCTGGGATCGGCCTCGCCGGTCAGCGGCAACCTCTACGAGCTCGACGCCATCGGCGCCGTCGTCATCGGCGGGACGAGCCTCGCGGGCGGCCGCGCCACGATCGTCGGGACGTTCCTCGGGGTCCTGACCTTCGCGCTCATCTTCAGCCTGATGACGCAGCTCAACCTGTCCACGGAGGTCCAGCAGGTCACGAAGGGGGCGATCGTCCTCGGCGCGGTCCTGCTGCAGCGGCCGGAGTCCCGGTGGTGA
- a CDS encoding substrate-binding domain-containing protein: MTFKRRATALAGAGLLALGVAACGDSETKTVTVSAAPASGTADDSGRKVTIIASVPPTDHGWLGAISKNAKAAADKFQDVEFSLLEAADADSQAQQIEQAIARKPDALVVLPQDGEALTPVAQKAERAGIPVVNIDRLFSKPDAATSTILGDNYQIGVLAAGYIAEQLKCQGNVVEIQGLAGISVTEDRSKGFTDELKKRCPNGGVKVVARQPGDFNPDTGLKVMENILQAQKKIDAVYTHDDDMAQGVVQAIRNAGRDDEMFLTGVGGSQDAMKQIAAGGLYRATFLYNPNMAASAVNMARLIAKGEGFPELVPPEVPRQVVVPAATVTKENVAEYEEYAFN, from the coding sequence ATGACGTTCAAGCGACGTGCCACCGCGCTCGCGGGGGCCGGGCTGCTGGCACTGGGGGTCGCTGCGTGCGGCGACTCCGAGACCAAGACGGTGACGGTCTCGGCCGCCCCGGCCAGCGGCACCGCCGACGACTCGGGCCGCAAGGTCACGATCATCGCCAGCGTCCCGCCGACCGACCACGGCTGGCTGGGCGCCATCTCGAAGAACGCGAAGGCCGCGGCCGACAAGTTCCAGGACGTGGAGTTCAGCCTGCTCGAGGCGGCCGACGCCGACTCCCAGGCCCAGCAGATCGAGCAGGCGATCGCGCGCAAGCCCGACGCGCTCGTCGTCCTGCCCCAGGACGGCGAGGCGCTGACGCCGGTGGCCCAGAAGGCCGAGCGTGCCGGCATCCCGGTGGTCAACATCGACCGACTGTTCAGCAAGCCCGACGCGGCGACGTCGACGATCCTGGGCGACAACTACCAGATCGGCGTGCTGGCGGCGGGCTACATCGCCGAGCAGCTCAAGTGCCAGGGCAACGTCGTGGAGATCCAGGGCCTGGCCGGCATCTCGGTCACCGAGGACCGCTCGAAGGGCTTCACCGACGAGCTCAAGAAGCGCTGCCCGAACGGGGGCGTGAAGGTCGTCGCGCGCCAGCCGGGCGACTTCAACCCGGACACCGGGCTGAAGGTCATGGAGAACATCCTGCAGGCCCAGAAGAAGATCGACGCCGTGTACACGCACGACGACGACATGGCCCAGGGCGTCGTCCAGGCGATCCGCAACGCGGGGCGCGACGACGAGATGTTCCTCACGGGCGTGGGCGGCTCGCAGGACGCGATGAAGCAGATCGCCGCGGGTGGTCTGTACCGCGCGACCTTCCTCTACAACCCGAACATGGCCGCGTCGGCGGTGAACATGGCGCGGCTGATCGCCAAGGGCGAGGGCTTCCCGGAGCTCGTCCCGCCGGAGGTGCCGCGGCAGGTCGTCGTCCCGGCCGCGACGGTGACGAAGGAGAACGTCGCCGAGTACGAGGAGTACGCCTTCAACTAG
- a CDS encoding DJ-1/PfpI family protein: protein MQIAYVVYDGFTALDLIGPYEVLSRWPDAEIHVVSSGEGPVATDMGLRVLPTDTPATLPRPDLIVIPGAEDPLPVLEDDVLVDWVRDASATATWCASACTGAALYAKAGVLTGRRATTHWAFREGLRAMGVDVVAERVVVDGKVITGAGVSAGIDMALTLTAMVHGEERAKALQLAIEYDPQPPFSAGSPDTASASTLRLALRMLLGDAPLHRVAGIARHTVRSLATRPG, encoded by the coding sequence ATGCAGATCGCCTACGTCGTGTACGACGGCTTCACCGCCCTGGACCTGATCGGCCCCTACGAGGTGCTGAGCCGCTGGCCGGACGCCGAGATCCACGTCGTCTCGAGCGGCGAGGGGCCGGTGGCGACGGACATGGGGCTGCGGGTCCTGCCGACCGACACGCCGGCGACGCTGCCGCGGCCCGACCTGATCGTCATCCCGGGCGCCGAGGACCCGCTGCCGGTGCTGGAGGACGACGTGCTGGTCGACTGGGTCCGGGACGCGAGCGCGACCGCGACGTGGTGCGCGTCGGCCTGCACCGGCGCCGCGCTCTACGCGAAGGCCGGCGTCCTGACCGGTCGCCGGGCGACCACGCACTGGGCCTTCCGGGAGGGGCTGCGCGCGATGGGCGTGGATGTCGTCGCCGAGCGCGTCGTCGTCGACGGGAAGGTCATCACGGGCGCGGGCGTCTCCGCCGGGATCGACATGGCCCTCACCCTCACCGCGATGGTCCATGGGGAGGAGCGGGCCAAGGCCCTCCAGCTCGCCATCGAGTACGACCCCCAGCCGCCGTTCTCCGCCGGTTCGCCCGACACCGCCAGCGCGTCGACCCTGCGCCTCGCGCTGCGCATGCTCCTCGGCGACGCTCCGCTGCACCGCGTCGCCGGCATCGCCCGCCACACCGTGCGCTCACTCGCCACGCGCCCGGGGTAG
- a CDS encoding sugar phosphate isomerase/epimerase, whose translation MKLGFLTACMPERSLDDIAAWASMQGFEALELAAWPGAGDRPFTATHLHADRFDEAEADRVRTALETRGLTLSALAYYDNNLHPDPQERAAVHAHVRACIDASAALGCPPVGTFIGRDPSRSVSENLREAEEVFKPLVDHAGQRGVRLMIENCVMEGWHPDGAPGNLAYSPELWEWMFDQGLWLNFDPSHLLWLGIDPVAALKPYVGRVAHAHAKDAETFPEQRNRFGFFGRLSTRDEDPWDMGWWRYRIPGLGEVDFRRYVDTLYEGGFDGVLSVEHEDPVWGGTPERIEQGLRVAHTHLRPMVVG comes from the coding sequence GTGAAGCTCGGCTTCCTCACCGCATGCATGCCCGAGCGCTCGCTGGACGACATCGCCGCCTGGGCGTCGATGCAGGGCTTCGAGGCCCTCGAGCTCGCGGCCTGGCCGGGGGCGGGCGACCGGCCGTTCACCGCGACGCACCTGCACGCCGACCGCTTCGACGAGGCTGAGGCCGACCGCGTGCGCACCGCGCTCGAGACGCGCGGGCTGACGCTCTCGGCTCTGGCCTACTACGACAACAACCTCCACCCCGACCCGCAGGAGCGCGCGGCCGTCCACGCGCACGTGCGCGCGTGCATCGACGCGTCGGCGGCGCTCGGCTGCCCGCCGGTGGGGACGTTCATCGGGCGCGACCCGTCCAGGTCGGTCAGCGAGAACCTGCGCGAGGCGGAGGAGGTCTTCAAGCCGCTCGTCGACCACGCCGGCCAGCGCGGCGTGCGGCTGATGATCGAGAACTGCGTCATGGAGGGCTGGCACCCCGACGGCGCGCCGGGCAACCTCGCCTACTCGCCCGAGCTCTGGGAGTGGATGTTCGACCAGGGCCTCTGGCTGAACTTCGACCCCTCGCACCTGCTGTGGCTGGGCATCGACCCGGTCGCGGCGCTCAAGCCCTACGTCGGGCGCGTCGCGCACGCGCACGCCAAGGACGCCGAGACCTTCCCGGAGCAGCGCAACCGCTTCGGCTTCTTCGGGCGGCTGTCCACGCGCGACGAGGACCCGTGGGACATGGGCTGGTGGCGCTATCGCATCCCCGGGCTGGGCGAGGTCGACTTCCGCCGCTACGTCGACACGCTCTACGAGGGCGGCTTCGACGGGGTGCTGTCGGTCGAGCACGAGGACCCGGTGTGGGGCGGCACGCCCGAGCGCATCGAGCAGGGCCTGCGCGTCGCCCACACCCACCTGCGCCCGATGGTGGTCGGATGA
- a CDS encoding ABC transporter permease, whose protein sequence is MDEAVVQLVVAVGFAVLAAALAWRWRLGLDRELAIAAARATAQLLVVGAFVALVFEAPGLSAVFIAVMLTTATFVAGGRLAPLPAARRTAAVAIAAPALTALGLLVATGAFDAEPRAIVPGAGILIGGAMTAVGLAGRRFHEGLVDGAEEVEARLSLGDAARDALDPLAVRAVRTAMLPIVDQTRSVGLVTLPGTFVGLVLGGASAGEAARIQLLVLLALLAVELVAARLATTLAVRASILPGERVATP, encoded by the coding sequence GTGGATGAGGCGGTCGTCCAGCTCGTGGTCGCGGTGGGCTTCGCGGTCCTCGCGGCGGCGCTCGCCTGGCGCTGGCGCCTGGGGCTCGACCGCGAGCTGGCGATCGCCGCCGCGCGGGCGACGGCGCAGCTCCTCGTCGTCGGCGCCTTCGTGGCCCTGGTCTTCGAGGCGCCGGGGCTGTCGGCGGTCTTCATCGCGGTGATGCTCACCACCGCGACCTTCGTCGCCGGCGGCCGTCTCGCCCCGCTGCCCGCCGCTCGCCGCACCGCCGCGGTCGCCATCGCCGCGCCGGCCCTGACCGCCCTCGGGCTGCTCGTCGCGACCGGCGCCTTCGACGCGGAGCCCCGCGCGATCGTCCCGGGCGCCGGCATCCTCATCGGCGGTGCCATGACCGCCGTCGGCCTCGCGGGCCGCCGCTTCCACGAGGGCCTCGTCGACGGCGCGGAGGAGGTCGAGGCCCGCCTCTCCCTCGGCGACGCCGCCCGCGACGCCCTCGACCCCCTCGCGGTTCGCGCCGTCCGCACCGCGATGCTCCCGATCGTCGACCAGACCCGCTCCGTCGGCCTGGTCACCCTCCCGGGCACCTTCGTCGGCCTCGTCCTCGGCGGCGCCTCCGCCGGCGAAGCGGCCCGCATCCAGCTCCTCGTCCTCCTCGCCCTCCTCGCCGTCGAGCTCGTCGCCGCCCGCCTCGCCACCACCCTCGCGGTCCGCGCCTCCATCCTCCCGGGCGAGCGCGTCGCCACCCCCTGA